A genomic stretch from Sphingobacterium sp. ML3W includes:
- the sufC gene encoding Fe-S cluster assembly ATPase SufC: protein MLSIKNLHASVEDKQILKGLNLEVKAGEVHAIMGPNGAGKSTLGNVLAGRESYEVSEGSALLDGVDLLDLSPEDRAREGLFLAFQYPVEIPGVSNINFLKTAVNDIREYKGLPPMEAKEFLQMVKDKQKLVEFSANLANRSLNEGFSGGEKKRNEIFQLAMLNPKLSILDETDSGLDIDALRIVANGVNELRSKDNAFIVITHYQRLLDYIVPDFVHVLYNGRIVKSGPKELALELEEKGYDWLKEYDTQNA, encoded by the coding sequence ATGTTAAGCATTAAAAATTTACATGCGTCTGTAGAAGACAAACAAATATTAAAGGGATTAAACCTAGAAGTTAAAGCAGGGGAAGTCCACGCTATTATGGGACCTAATGGAGCTGGAAAAAGTACTTTAGGTAATGTATTGGCTGGACGTGAATCATACGAAGTGAGTGAAGGTTCTGCTTTATTGGATGGAGTAGATCTATTGGATCTTTCTCCAGAAGACCGTGCCCGTGAGGGTTTGTTCCTAGCGTTCCAATATCCTGTTGAAATCCCTGGTGTATCGAATATCAATTTCCTGAAGACAGCAGTGAATGATATCCGTGAATATAAAGGTTTGCCTCCGATGGAAGCGAAAGAGTTCTTACAAATGGTAAAAGACAAGCAAAAGCTGGTTGAATTTTCAGCCAACTTAGCTAACCGTTCGCTGAATGAAGGATTTTCTGGTGGTGAGAAAAAACGTAACGAGATTTTTCAGCTGGCGATGTTAAATCCTAAATTGTCAATTTTGGATGAGACAGATTCAGGCTTGGATATCGATGCACTTCGCATTGTCGCAAATGGTGTGAATGAGTTGCGTTCTAAAGACAATGCTTTTATTGTCATCACACACTACCAACGTTTATTGGATTATATCGTTCCAGATTTTGTTCACGTATTATACAATGGTCGTATCGTGAAATCAGGCCCTAAAGAATTGGCTTTAGAGCTAGAAGAAAAAGGATACGATTGGTTAAAAGAATATGATACACAAAACGCCTAA
- the sufB gene encoding Fe-S cluster assembly protein SufB produces the protein MSTKDDDLLKELELEEYKYGFTTDIEMEIAAKGLTEDTVRFISAKKNEPEWLLEWRLKAFRHFLTLKMPTWQNFRAPEIDFQDLSYYAAPKAKPQVNSMDEVDPELIATFEKLGIPLDEQKILAGVVAVDAVFDSVSVKTTFREKLKEQGVIFCSFGEAVQEHPDLVKKYLGTVVPQTDNIYAALNSAVFSDGSFVYVPKGVRCPMELSTYFRINAQNTGQFERTLIVADEGAYVSYLEGCTAPMRDENQLHAAVVELIAERDAEIKYSTVQNWYPGDKDGKGGIFNFVTKRGICRGDNSKISWTQVETGSAITWKYPGVILKGDNSIGEFYSVAMTRNYQVADTGTKMIHLGKNTKSKIVSKGISAGKSHNSYRGLVKIGPNADNSRNFTQCDSLLIGDRCGAHTFPYIENRNKTAKLEHEATTSKIGEDQVFYLNQRGIDSEKAVGLIVNGYAKEVLNQLPMEFAVEAQKLLAISLEGSVG, from the coding sequence ATGAGTACTAAAGACGACGATTTATTAAAAGAGCTGGAGCTCGAAGAATATAAATACGGGTTCACGACAGATATCGAAATGGAAATTGCAGCCAAAGGCCTTACAGAGGATACGGTGCGTTTTATTTCGGCAAAAAAGAATGAGCCTGAATGGTTATTGGAGTGGAGATTGAAAGCTTTTCGTCATTTCTTGACGTTAAAGATGCCTACTTGGCAAAATTTCAGAGCTCCAGAGATTGATTTTCAAGATCTATCTTATTATGCTGCCCCTAAAGCAAAACCACAAGTAAATTCCATGGATGAAGTTGATCCTGAATTGATTGCGACTTTTGAAAAGTTGGGTATTCCTTTGGATGAGCAAAAGATTTTGGCAGGTGTGGTTGCTGTCGATGCTGTTTTTGATTCTGTATCGGTAAAAACAACTTTTCGCGAGAAGCTGAAAGAACAAGGGGTGATCTTCTGTTCATTTGGTGAAGCTGTGCAAGAGCATCCTGATCTCGTCAAGAAATACTTGGGAACAGTAGTTCCTCAAACAGATAATATCTACGCGGCATTAAACTCTGCTGTTTTTTCGGATGGATCATTTGTTTATGTTCCAAAAGGAGTGCGGTGTCCAATGGAGTTATCAACTTACTTCCGTATTAATGCACAAAATACAGGTCAGTTCGAACGTACATTAATTGTTGCAGATGAAGGCGCTTATGTGTCCTATTTGGAAGGTTGTACTGCACCTATGCGTGATGAAAATCAACTGCACGCTGCTGTAGTGGAATTGATCGCTGAGCGCGATGCGGAGATTAAATACTCTACCGTGCAGAACTGGTATCCTGGTGATAAAGATGGTAAAGGTGGTATTTTTAACTTTGTGACGAAACGTGGTATTTGTAGAGGGGATAACAGCAAGATTTCATGGACTCAGGTAGAGACTGGATCTGCAATTACCTGGAAGTATCCAGGTGTAATCCTAAAAGGAGATAATTCAATCGGTGAATTTTATTCGGTTGCAATGACCCGTAACTACCAAGTTGCTGATACGGGGACAAAAATGATCCACTTAGGTAAAAACACGAAGTCTAAAATTGTTTCAAAAGGAATTTCTGCTGGAAAAAGCCATAATAGCTACAGAGGTTTGGTGAAAATCGGACCTAATGCAGATAATTCTCGAAACTTTACCCAATGTGATTCCTTATTGATCGGTGATAGATGTGGTGCACATACTTTCCCATATATCGAAAACCGGAATAAGACTGCAAAATTAGAGCACGAAGCAACTACGTCAAAAATTGGTGAAGATCAGGTGTTTTATCTGAATCAACGTGGTATAGACTCTGAAAAAGCGGTGGGATTAATTGTTAATGGTTATGCCAAAGAGGTGTTAAATCAGCTGCCAATGGAATTTGCTGTTGAGGCACAGAAATTATTGGCGATTTCTTTAGAAGGTTCAGTAGGATAG